A window of the Oceanispirochaeta sp. genome harbors these coding sequences:
- a CDS encoding GTP-binding protein, which translates to MNLVTVSGPPSSGKTSVILKTIDSLKQRGLKVGVAKFDCLYTDDDVLYEKAGIPVKKGLSGALCPDHYFVSNVEEVTQWGIREGFDVLISESAGLCNRCSPYIKDIKAICVIDNLSGINTPKKIGPMLKSADIVVITKGDIVSQAEREVFASRVNMVNPSAVIMNIN; encoded by the coding sequence ATGAATCTAGTCACTGTATCGGGTCCTCCATCGTCGGGGAAGACCTCAGTTATTCTGAAAACAATTGACTCTCTGAAGCAGCGGGGATTGAAAGTGGGAGTCGCTAAATTCGACTGTCTCTATACTGATGATGATGTCCTGTATGAAAAGGCGGGGATTCCCGTCAAGAAGGGACTTTCCGGAGCTCTCTGCCCTGACCATTACTTTGTAAGCAATGTGGAAGAGGTGACTCAGTGGGGTATCCGGGAAGGATTCGATGTTCTTATTTCCGAGTCCGCCGGGCTCTGCAACCGCTGTTCTCCCTATATCAAGGACATCAAGGCCATCTGTGTCATAGATAATCTCAGTGGAATCAACACACCCAAGAAGATCGGTCCCATGCTCAAGTCGGCAGACATTGTTGTTATTACAAAGGGAGACATCGTTTCTCAGGCAGAGAGGGAAGTCTTTGCCAGCCGTGTGAATATGGTCAATCCCTCGGCGGTGATCATGAATATCAACG
- a CDS encoding ABC transporter substrate-binding protein codes for MKSFHSEDSLYKIIEDYPETIPVFVSNGFPQMSDKDKREKFAKTISLASALMLKQLDLKIFSKLLNEAIEQHNGSVDATLNQSEKKDDEEALNVVGLLPCPVRLPLLEQFNEFNESYKKSHAIHINHELKAASMGLDWVQENIDGVEDPDKLPDLFISAGFDMFFDEEKIGKFKKAGVFEDTTGLGTFNPLFEDLNLKDPRGHYGMIGVVPAVFLINTDELGDRPVPQSWEDVLAPEFEKRVSLPVGDFDLFNAILLNIHKHYGDEGVRKLGRSLLTAMHPSQMVKSNRSKNTKPIVTIMPYFFTKMVREGGGMAAVWPSDGAIISPIFMLSKKQKIEKLQPVIDFFASKKVGEVLAHSGLFPSVHPDVDNQIDNDKKFMWLGWDYNYSQDIATLITHCETIFNDAVDLTREAV; via the coding sequence ATGAAAAGCTTCCATTCTGAAGATAGCCTATACAAAATCATCGAGGATTATCCCGAAACCATTCCAGTCTTTGTTTCCAATGGATTTCCCCAGATGAGTGATAAGGACAAACGGGAAAAATTTGCTAAAACGATAAGCCTCGCATCGGCCCTGATGCTCAAACAGCTGGACCTCAAAATTTTCAGTAAATTATTGAACGAAGCCATTGAACAGCACAATGGCAGTGTGGATGCGACTCTGAATCAGTCCGAAAAGAAAGACGATGAGGAGGCTCTGAATGTTGTCGGCCTTCTTCCCTGTCCCGTTCGTTTGCCCCTCCTAGAGCAGTTCAACGAGTTCAATGAATCCTATAAAAAGAGTCATGCCATTCATATCAACCATGAATTGAAAGCCGCTTCTATGGGACTGGACTGGGTACAGGAGAATATCGACGGTGTTGAAGACCCTGACAAGCTGCCTGACCTGTTTATCTCAGCCGGTTTCGACATGTTTTTTGATGAAGAGAAGATAGGAAAGTTTAAAAAAGCCGGCGTTTTTGAAGATACGACAGGGCTTGGTACCTTTAATCCTCTATTTGAAGATCTGAATCTGAAGGATCCCCGAGGTCACTACGGAATGATCGGAGTGGTTCCTGCTGTTTTTCTGATCAATACAGATGAGCTGGGAGACCGGCCCGTTCCACAGAGCTGGGAAGATGTACTGGCTCCTGAATTTGAAAAACGTGTGTCTCTTCCTGTGGGAGATTTTGACCTCTTCAATGCCATCCTGTTGAATATTCATAAACACTATGGAGATGAAGGAGTCAGGAAGTTGGGACGGAGCCTGCTGACAGCCATGCACCCCTCTCAGATGGTCAAGAGTAATCGGAGTAAGAATACCAAACCCATTGTGACCATTATGCCCTATTTCTTTACCAAAATGGTCAGGGAAGGAGGCGGGATGGCGGCTGTCTGGCCCTCGGATGGTGCCATTATCAGCCCTATCTTCATGCTGTCTAAAAAGCAGAAGATCGAAAAACTGCAGCCGGTTATTGATTTTTTTGCCTCAAAGAAGGTCGGAGAAGTCCTGGCGCATAGCGGTCTCTTTCCTTCTGTACATCCCGATGTAGACAACCAAATTGATAATGATAAAAAGTTTATGTGGCTGGGTTGGGATTATAACTACTCTCAGGATATTGCCACTCTGATCACACACTGTGAAACCATCTTTAATGATGCTGTCGATCTGACACGGGAGGCCGTATGA